A window of Oscillospiraceae bacterium genomic DNA:
ATTATGTTCACTGGGCGGTATGGCACGGCGGTATCATCACCAACATGCTAAACAGCTTTTATAACGCCTATCTCTATTCCGGCGAACAGAAATACGCCGATGCCGCGATAGTGCTCCTCAACAGGATAGCTGATCTTTATCCTTCGTATAATCTTCTTGACCAGAAATGGGCGGACGGCTTCCGTCACAGCGGAGGCGATCACGGAAAAATTATCGGCAGCATATGGGAGCCGGGGCTTGTGGACAAATTCATCTATGCCTACGACGCTCTTTTTGACGCGTTTCCGAATATGAGCGAAGAGGCACTTGATTTCATCAAATCCAAGTCCAACGGCAAAATAGCCGGATACAAGGATATAATGGTCAATATTGAAAACGGCATTGTGAAACAGATCTTTCCCGAAGTCAAGAAACAGAATATTTACGGCAACAACGGCATGCACCAGCGTGTGCTTATTCTTGCGGCTGTTGTCCTCGATGATCCTGTTCTTTCAAAGGAATGGCTTGATTTCGCTTTTAAACCGTCGAGCTCGATTACAACGGGGCTAAATATAAGCGCGACATTTATAAATGATATCGACCGTGACGGCATGGGGGATGAATCATCTCCCGGATATAACAGCTTATGGCTCGGCAGCTACCTTGAGGCGGCCGACATGCTTCGGGGATACAAAATTAACGGAACCGATATAAGCTATGATCTTTTTGAAAATGTCAAATTTAAAAAGATGTTCGCGGCAATGCTTCCGCTTGTGCTGGGAGATAATTTCACACCAAACATAGGCGACACCGGTTCAACCGCTTCTCACGGTAAATATGTATACAGCAGCTATATTCTCGATGCCTATAAGGTTTACCGCGAGCCGATTTACGCGCAGATCCTGTATTGGGTTTACGGTGGTAATATAAGCGGCATTCACCTTGATATCTGGGACAGCAATCCAAACGATATTGAAAAAGAAATAACTGATGTCGTCAAGACCGCCGGTCCGCTGACCTTTTCAAGCGTCAATCTCACCGGCTACGGCTTTACCGCTCTGCGCAACATAAATAATGCTGTTGAAAGAGGTGATACTGATTACTCAAAGACAAAGCAGTATAAAATCGATGAAATTGCCGTAATCGGATTAAAAGCAATGAGCAATGTCGTAAAAAACGACACAAAAATCGAATTTACTCCCGCTTCCGTAAACGATACCCTTTCAGTAGGATTTATATTAAACAATGTAACCGCCGTTTATGATATATTGATAAGCTCCGAGAAGGTCGCCGGAGCGGGAACATACGACACATACGTCGACGGCAGAATCCTGCAGCTTAAGGTTCCTTTCCCGGGTGAATCTGACAGCGAATCAAAGATATACTTTAAGAAAACAATCAATCTGACCAAAGGATATCATGTAATATCCTTCGTACCCAACAGCGCAGACAATCTCGGCAAGCTCATTATAACCGGGCTGACCGTTATAAAATCCGGCGCTTCCTCATCAGTGTCCGACTCAGGCAATGACGAAACCTCTCTTTATATGTATTACGGGCGCAACAGCGGTCACGGGCATCTCGATACCTTGAATATCGGTCTGTACGCGTTTGATATGGACCTGATGCCTGAATTGGGTTATCCCGAATTCTGCGATGACACACCGCATCGGTTATACTGGGTGCGGAACACCGTCAGCCATAACACAGTTATCGTCAACGATACCGGAATGCAGGATGGGCTTATCGCCGCACAGCCAAAGCATTACGATGACAGCGATTTTGTAAAGCTGATCAATGTTGACGCATCCAAAAAAGCATATTCCGCCGCAAGCGTCTATAATAGGACATCGGCTCTGATTCGTTATGACGACAACATCTCGTACGCGGTTGATCTATTCCGCGTTGTCGGAGGAAACAAGCATACATACAGCTTCCATCCCGGCGAATCCTCCAATGTCGTGACAGAAGGACTTGAATTCACCGCTCAGACAAACGACGCGGGTGATTACATCGGAACGCTTCTGTCAAAAAGCGGCGTTTTCGGAGCCGGCTCTTCCATGAGCGGATATCAGTGGCTCAAGAACGTCCGCACTGATTCAGATCCCGACAAGACTGTCAGCTTTGACTGGAGCCTTGTGGATACACGCTCGACCGCCACGGCGGACGATGTCCACCTGAAGCTCACCATGCTCGGCAGCTTTGACAGCGTTGTCCTCGCAAACGGTATTCCTCCGCGCAATAAAGACGGCAATCCCAGCCAGCTCGACTATGTACTCGCGAACGAATCTAAAAACGATACGCTTTTCGTTTCGGTAATCGAGCCCTATTCAAAAACGAGCTATATTGAAAAGAGCGAAATCGTTCCCGTCACCTCAGGCGGGAAAGAGGTATCTTCAAACGACGTACGTGCCGTGAAGGTCACGTTCAAGAACGGCCGTGTAGATTATATCGTCTATTCCTATAACAAGGACGCCGTATATAATGTCGACGGACTGTTTGAATTCAAGGGCTTCTTTGGCGTATACAGTATGCGCGGCGGCAAAGTCGTGACATATGCCAACGACGCCGTGCTTATGGACAAAAAAGAGCTTACCGCCGAATATACCGGAAAGGTCGTGGATTTTACAAAGGAAATCTCCGAGTCAAACTCCATAACCGTTTCATTTGACAAGGATATCGAAGCAAGCGAGCTGACCGGACGTTATATATATATACAAAACGACGGCAGCCGTAACGCCAGCTATAAGATACTCGGCGCAGAAAAAAGCGGGAATAATTACATTCTCGATATCGGCGACGTGACATTGATAAGAAGCTATATCAGCACAGACATATCAAAGGGCTATAATTATGACATAAAGCCGGGATATACCTTCACACTGCCGCTTTCATACGAAAGCGCATCCGGTGCGGAGCTTGACTTCCTGTATCAAAATGAAAAATCGGATATAACGAATCTGACTCTTTCGCACGATCTTAAGAACGACGCGAAAGCGGGAGACTTCGTCGCAAACATCTTCGCGATCAGCGAATCGATTGACGCTCTTTACAAGCTGCCTGCTTATACATATTCAATAAAGCAGAATTACGGCGACGCAAAGAGCTTTGAAATCAAGGACAATGCGATTTATTTTACCGGAGTAACAACCACTCTCGGCGCATATGAGCTTATGCTGACGGCGACATCCCCGGACGGTGCGAAAACCTCTGATCATCTCGTCACAATCCGCACTCTCTCAAAATCAAGAACCAAAGAACAGCTTTACCCGAAGCTCACCTTGACTGACACCAAGGAAAATTCGGATGTTATTGTGATTGAAAATCCAGAAACCCCTGATTCTCAGAACAACGGCATTCCCGTATGGTTTTATATTATTATCGGCGTCGTAGTGGTCGCGTTGGTCGGAATCGGCGTGACGCTGGCTGTGAAAAAGAAAAAATAACGTAAAATCGATTAAAGGTCAAGGGGCGATTCCCCTTGACCTTTTTTATAATTCGCATATGCTAAAAAAGCTGCTTTACTACAGCTCTTTTTAACTCACCATTCATTTATTGCATACAAAATAGCATGTCTAATATTTTCTAATAATTTATCGGATAATTCTTCGTATTCTGTGTCCAACCCCTTTTCGTGTGCTATATAGCGAGGGCTATCATTCCATGAACCCATAGCTCCAAATACATCAGCCATACTTGCAGCTTCAAAAAGGTGAAGATTTTCTTCAGGTATTATAGGAAGCGAAAAATTATATTTTGTATCTGTATATTCCTTGCTACCGAGTAAGATATTTTGGGCGCTATCAAAAACATCCGCAAAAAAATTACATTCAAGTTGCACAGCTAATGCTTTAATTTCTGTAAGCACCTTAAGAAATGAATCTTTATTGTTTGAAAAGTACAACTTTTCAATTGGTGCTTTAGACCATGTATTTTCTGTATAATAAACATTCCATACTTGTTTGGCTGAATCAAACTTCCAATAGGCAGTAAAGTATTTAACTGCATAATTCTCATAAAAACACGCAATAGAAGCTTTTGTCGTATTAGAAAATCCTAGAATTTCTCGATGTCCAACAAAAATTGGCATAACAAGTTTGATGTCTTTTAATCCATTTTTTACATTATGCGCATACCAGTCTGATAGATTGTAAAAAACAGGGGATTTCATCTTTAAAATTCTCTTTAAAAACAAAAAACGAAATTTAATCTTGTTTATATATTTTTCTGGTATATATAATATATCTGTTTTATTTTGAAGAGCATGCTTAGCTGCTGCGGTTATACAAGATATTTGATACATTTCTCCATTCATATAATGCCTTCCTAATTTTTAAAACAGTCTTTATAAAGTCTTATAAATATCATATTTAATTACATTTTGCCGTAAATTCTTAATGACACTATTTATAAAAGTATATCACATAAGAGTTTATAAATCAATTATATTTCAGTATAAACTATTGTTTAATATGCCATCCATCATTGACCATTCAACATTTTTCACCTTTAATCTTGAAATCCTTTCTTGTTTGTGATAGAATATATTGAAGAAATTTTTGCCCGGAGGCTCAGATGGACGAAGGGAATTTTTTGGCGCTGCTTTTCCGTATGAAAAACATTAAGCGCTGGGGACTGATGTATAATACGCGCTCTGAAAACCTTGCCGAGCATTCCCTCGAATGCGCTTTCGTCGCTCATGCGCTCGCCGTTATCGGGAATACCCGGTTTTCAAAGCAATACGATCCCGAGAAGATCGCGACCTCCGCAATGTTCCATGATGTCAGCGAAATAATAACCGGAGACCTTCCGACACCTGTAAAGTATTTCAACGACGATATAAAAACCGCGTATAAAAAAATAGAAAAGACGGCGGAATCCTCAATGCTGTCGCTCCTTGACGACCTCAGCAGGCCGTATTATCTCGCACTCACCAATCCTGGGGCTGAAGAGCATATTATAATTAAAGCGGCCGATAAGCTCTGCGCATATATAAAATGCCGTCTGGAGCTTTCGCGCGGAAACCCTGAATTTGAATCCGCCGCCCAATATATACGCAAAAATATTGACACAATGGACTGTTGTGAGTTACAATATTTTATGGATCATTATTTCGACTCCTTTATAAAAAGCATAGATGAGTTGAGCGTTTCCCTCTAAAAAAACGAATGGAGTTTATTACAATGTCAATGAAAATCGGTGTAATCGTAGAATCCTTCCGTAAAGGCTTTGCCGAAGGCGTAAAAAGCGCAGCCAAAATTGGTGCAAACGGAATTCAGGCATACGCATCCTGCGGAGAGCTGTATCCTGACAATATGACTTCGGCCAAAATCGCGGAAGTCAAGGATATAGTCAAATCCAACGGTCTTGTTTTCTCCGCCATATGCGGCGACCTTGGTCATGGCTTTACCGACGCACAGAAGAATCCCGGACTTATCACCGTATCGAAAAAGATACTGGATCTTGCCAAAGAGCTTGACTGCAATATTGTCACCACTCATATCGGAAAAGTTCCCGCGGAGGAAAACGTGATCAGAGAGACTATGCGTGTGGCCTGCAGAGATCTGGCCGAATATGCCGATTCCATTGGAAGCTGCTTCGCCGTTGAGACCGGACCGGAGCCCGCGACGCTTCTCTTTGAATTCCTTGAGAGTCTCGGAGCAATGGGCGTCAGAGTAAACCTCGATCCCGCCAATCTCGTGATGTGCGTAAAGGATGATCCCGCAAAGGCCGTCCATACTCTCAGAAAATACATCGTTCACACCCATGCCAAGGACGGCATAAACCTCGGCAGCCCCGACAAATATCTTGAAGTTCCGCTGGGAACAGGCGGGGTAAATTTCGACGAATATCTTCCGGCGCTCAACAGCATCGGATACAACGGATTCCTCACTATCGAACGCGAGGTCGGCGAAACGCCTGAAAAGGACATTCAGACGGCCATTGATTTTCTCAGAGCAAAAAAAGAAAAGTTCGGT
This region includes:
- a CDS encoding heparinase II/III family protein yields the protein MRKYIQTVLKAAISATLAAVMLLPLLPAGIIAASAESAEPLKKRATYFTTEKVANARKNAAEISWASSILSSAKAEADKYIGFTYSEIWDYVPSQEIHRSYAVNQPKGCLNCGLDIDKYGNYPYTYDVINDPWKVTCPSCGMKFPTNDFGAYYKSGLDENGIFHQADADKSLLVNTLYPEKGEKWGVDDGNGYIAPNGEKYFFIAYYVHWAVWHGGIITNMLNSFYNAYLYSGEQKYADAAIVLLNRIADLYPSYNLLDQKWADGFRHSGGDHGKIIGSIWEPGLVDKFIYAYDALFDAFPNMSEEALDFIKSKSNGKIAGYKDIMVNIENGIVKQIFPEVKKQNIYGNNGMHQRVLILAAVVLDDPVLSKEWLDFAFKPSSSITTGLNISATFINDIDRDGMGDESSPGYNSLWLGSYLEAADMLRGYKINGTDISYDLFENVKFKKMFAAMLPLVLGDNFTPNIGDTGSTASHGKYVYSSYILDAYKVYREPIYAQILYWVYGGNISGIHLDIWDSNPNDIEKEITDVVKTAGPLTFSSVNLTGYGFTALRNINNAVERGDTDYSKTKQYKIDEIAVIGLKAMSNVVKNDTKIEFTPASVNDTLSVGFILNNVTAVYDILISSEKVAGAGTYDTYVDGRILQLKVPFPGESDSESKIYFKKTINLTKGYHVISFVPNSADNLGKLIITGLTVIKSGASSSVSDSGNDETSLYMYYGRNSGHGHLDTLNIGLYAFDMDLMPELGYPEFCDDTPHRLYWVRNTVSHNTVIVNDTGMQDGLIAAQPKHYDDSDFVKLINVDASKKAYSAASVYNRTSALIRYDDNISYAVDLFRVVGGNKHTYSFHPGESSNVVTEGLEFTAQTNDAGDYIGTLLSKSGVFGAGSSMSGYQWLKNVRTDSDPDKTVSFDWSLVDTRSTATADDVHLKLTMLGSFDSVVLANGIPPRNKDGNPSQLDYVLANESKNDTLFVSVIEPYSKTSYIEKSEIVPVTSGGKEVSSNDVRAVKVTFKNGRVDYIVYSYNKDAVYNVDGLFEFKGFFGVYSMRGGKVVTYANDAVLMDKKELTAEYTGKVVDFTKEISESNSITVSFDKDIEASELTGRYIYIQNDGSRNASYKILGAEKSGNNYILDIGDVTLIRSYISTDISKGYNYDIKPGYTFTLPLSYESASGAELDFLYQNEKSDITNLTLSHDLKNDAKAGDFVANIFAISESIDALYKLPAYTYSIKQNYGDAKSFEIKDNAIYFTGVTTTLGAYELMLTATSPDGAKTSDHLVTIRTLSKSRTKEQLYPKLTLTDTKENSDVIVIENPETPDSQNNGIPVWFYIIIGVVVVALVGIGVTLAVKKKK
- the yfbR gene encoding 5'-deoxynucleotidase, with amino-acid sequence MDEGNFLALLFRMKNIKRWGLMYNTRSENLAEHSLECAFVAHALAVIGNTRFSKQYDPEKIATSAMFHDVSEIITGDLPTPVKYFNDDIKTAYKKIEKTAESSMLSLLDDLSRPYYLALTNPGAEEHIIIKAADKLCAYIKCRLELSRGNPEFESAAQYIRKNIDTMDCCELQYFMDHYFDSFIKSIDELSVSL
- a CDS encoding sugar phosphate isomerase/epimerase produces the protein MSMKIGVIVESFRKGFAEGVKSAAKIGANGIQAYASCGELYPDNMTSAKIAEVKDIVKSNGLVFSAICGDLGHGFTDAQKNPGLITVSKKILDLAKELDCNIVTTHIGKVPAEENVIRETMRVACRDLAEYADSIGSCFAVETGPEPATLLFEFLESLGAMGVRVNLDPANLVMCVKDDPAKAVHTLRKYIVHTHAKDGINLGSPDKYLEVPLGTGGVNFDEYLPALNSIGYNGFLTIEREVGETPEKDIQTAIDFLRAKKEKFGF